In Toxoplasma gondii ME49 chromosome VIII, whole genome shotgun sequence, a single genomic region encodes these proteins:
- a CDS encoding hypothetical protein (encoded by transcript TGME49_271790): MKEEVCKALREGTEQCLPSDEESPGTVEPLRAEELTEQGERTVANRRPYSAECEDKVVGELRERIRQRLARHKAFLLDVRQLLGERNFYFDKLSCIQRKILDDYGGTSVGRKVLAIIGSRPADF; encoded by the exons atgAAGGAAGAGGTCTGCAAGGCCCTGAGGGAAGGGACAGAACAGTGCCTTCCTTCTGACGAAGAAAGTCCTGGAACTGTGGAGCCACTGAGGGCGGAAGAACTCACGGAACAAGGCGAGAGGACGGTGGCGAACAGGCGACCCTACTCGGCAGAGTGCGAGGACAAGGTCGTCGGCGAACTGAGAGAACGCATTCGTCAAAG ACTCGCGAGACACAAAGCTTTCCTCCTCGACGTTCGGCAGCTCCTAGGAGAAAGGAATTTCTATTTCGACAAGCTCAGTTGCATTCAG CGGAAAATCCTGGACGACTACGGAGGGACGTCTGTCGGTCGGAAGGTACTGGCGATCATCGGATCTCGTCCTGCAGACTTTTAG
- a CDS encoding Filamin/ABP280 repeat-containing protein (encoded by transcript TGME49_271780), whose amino-acid sequence MEAGRPLSLGAAPPGLLGPRQRPSSFLLPRTSPVHLVHPSPSSSSVSSLYRGHGKRGVADEGSCDGDPEDTRVSVDSSGTGTDDEGETDEEFDSNRTRISTFQRITNMRHRSCPPALHSPLSDVIVEDELSSDGATRKPRHVYFAPSSSDESSPKSSVSAASQEPADDSSDAHPVSHARGRHACRAGSAFPWRSSSSSDCSSAASFSPSGSSMSDASTLAGATQKPFDLHAQSPGGDSWRLAESAVSRPSKALLRPPPAATRSPVGIARPGCMKKPSLNPSCLSSFSGGHVASSLGPPPGLRSAASSTSLACMQLPELRCETRRLRVRFAETTVHASGAEETDKGTPHMSPKESLMSPPTSPLQSPSQPPSQSPHQSPSQSPPNSPSQSPRQSPSPSPPSSPSPSPRQSPSPSPPMSPSQSPRQSPSPSPPSSPSPSPRQSPSPSPPMSPSQSPRQSPSQSPRQSPSQSPRQSPSESPRQSPSQSPRQSPSQSPPKSPSQSPRQSPLESPRQPRPGARKQESKEEIKERPKAFGRPKSLTKSEDPAVLASDDKTASVVEAPVETQGVMRSTSRLLMDQEGSSMRPKRSESSSVEARSRSGRQGLAICGPRLASGKSVQSLRSMNSLASIAAKTSGATSPEVGQSQREITGASMETEPPLAAEWPSAKNDKPGSTIASSSRVPPDPSSAKPTRGDIKLSPEAILEAEESINDRSENDKTNTDGDASPQSPKTPVDLTTGHAEADGTRICPDGADESAEASEMPPETQRPLTTEGVTKVREERERAADKRKRHEKHMLSTQATLRLHIASITNLQTSGVVPKRGGYPLPQRARGGVSGANGAYGLAPCFTICTVAWFPEEDPLEILGFAQGASWLPGWGLRVSSAVNTRPSARPGAICLDDAEVQQELNIPISILESPWQQRMLALELGSNFSLGVPEATPASSTGMSGKQAVKAVMKRVSQAFTLWPFLLVSVIQIHPKLSHSLTIGNSPFRPAPVGTQPQNAIGPPQRVRYPTKSPVTVVGTAILPLKQIHEGSGVLVDRHQLLFMDIDKAPPVAVHSDGSLTYLQACRLFRHDVIREMISTYREGLKRLEPVSLLSVIEAYSGRLSPVGEIFVTLNQLKPLTINWGPVLGRRWSHPDARRAGDVGDRKGSRGKTAHTRRLKDAGDNLQEEKNAPVGSYPVAHAVWIEIRKVVNVPIYGLTFRQICEAELSVVAMWEAERACAAILRRKSRKITAVTRCEVQPLNISAIERMSGSEDSLLSCYIRGQVCLPVYPGLDPSVVLYLCLNGHIYATLASPLNLAAFSPESGLGGHQELRKKEGTAQLRNGKAERGPLSGPGQTGRWRAPVSSRTPLQNEDANGSLAATDEDDESEKSEPDNVEHTTDESSFRAYKLRSFVPEGPQGDARRFAYRLYCGQIELRVFPCPANGLFMTAAEFAKLNIEGRSNSGPSMQLWPDSPNEYGAPVIGPFGKWTAFADDFEGRPGLENLEGGVEEDEEAPGSPMGSRPVCAFFSPAPSHLQPLPGTPDEMRSDSDVASASSEAEPTPTSLSRPSPVESMSPGRATHRGGARGGLGTVPRGAGPVDAQMCVAEGANLTVGHVGEWNMFEVRVRNRRGEEVADADGAVALCFSPLGEPQYSFVADPTSSLSVDAYRMDTMLIGGGRVGVITKTELTSLTPEWAVEKTEGDCVYRVKYRHTRPGFVLMHVTYEGLEIAGSPFEVHFIRGKAVAEACRVIGQGAKTCFASPSPHLQLPYVNAEEARALIDQRAREEAWKTGVEGKGEPPKPAVLNNYVNQFVVAVCDEMGNRVSIGGHRVSVRGSRGAKILQVVDEGCGTYRVDYAVYLPKTPLQQIDVGLLEKIDSYAWITQAQPDVFVPGIAEAYEHIESLELPIHTEAEIEVLLNEQPIFGCPFKVRICNFVEVFNAYAELDRRSLLGQQVCAFERVLEEGNYEEATSMLWKVQDMADEKQLKEEVVKVLENLVRKQLEREDAQKREAEEGGCTYLLEETSKDREEKRRREVEEIRSQWEDIHLLRELLLRLNKNCTDRESLVHKFTLSMVGRLQLTEMCNLRILAEHHNMQRLQQENLMPLAEVLQAQYISLFRQMTQEIVALVKDVEDNKFQNLEALLQAYRRIGVQLRRLHRYQLADQMDQIIECVVEEIELQRLASIARAKQEKIQEIENVIAAKEQALEAEKKKYDEHAKTFQPLDMDEVRALITTRRQAGVQTEDALSLRQGIFGPLIVARATGQHVPKASTVVTTVKKEWRSCNVYDIHTTIKRLLKNCPRLKHCLKEVFLYYAKVSEANVTDLQSDGLPVGLPQLSFLRFCNDARVDEHLLADRTELQDLFEKFSIEPDTGRIRADGFLRVIPVFLWLPCLRELAYLDLLHVICREALDKGEAPRVALRRAHPSRLTAFHFFCRARFLPLYDMLYNNDDFRISTSVIMESAAGDVLSTTAESRESNTKHSIWTYAHERLPGDVFAMLKLEPVEHLFVFYSELSAQPALGRARAEATLPTASKGSVAPAKKGDGAETKRPPKASPKGQEPQRPKPKAQVTGRRFVAQTSLEETGAEHVSTRAWVSLGVLIQMWREFSVIPGFIDCDAAMSIARVAIGGSRGKKNAVRKTADSQDPGGGDTGVPNAKDSAAEEPEFRRLLSMPEIQGDTRRGPNGKLRKAAPSPEAEVGRLYFPNFVEAVVNTVCECTARALVQEGDSSVPPGSREATSAEIKKKAFFLLHLFGINDVSRILLLTRRPLREAVRTPAKDETQNSGVPNAPPGT is encoded by the exons ATGGAAGCCGGtcggcctctgtctctggggGCTGCCCCCCCTGGGCTTCTAGGTCCCCGTcagcgtccttcttccttcttgctgCCACGGACGTCGCCTGTACATCTGGTTCACCCTTCgccttcatcttcctctgtttcctccttaTACCGCGGACATGGAAAACGAGGCGTTGCCGACGAAGGCTCATGCGACGGTGACCCAGAAGACACTCGAGTTTCAGTGGACTCCAGTGGTACAGGCACAGatgacgagggagagacagacgaggaatTCGATTCAAACAGGACGCGCATCTCTACCTTTCAGAGGATAACCAACATGCGACACAGGTCCTGCCCACCTGCGCTGCATTCGCCGCTGTCTGATGTTATAGTCGAAGACGAACTCAGCTCAGACGGGGCGACAAGAAAGCCCAGACATGTCTACTTCGCTCCCTCATCTTCGGACGAAAGCTCTCCGAAAAGCAGTGTGTCTGCGGCCTCTCAGGAGCCAGCGGATGATTCTTCAGATGCTCATCCGGTCTCTCATGCTAGGGGGCGGCATGCCTGCCGCGCTGGATCTGCTTTTCCGTggcgttcctcttcgtcgtctgattgttcctctgctgcttctttctcaccTTCTGGATCATCGATGTCGGACGCCTCCACTCTCGCGGGTGCCACACAAAAACCTTTtgatctgcatgcacaatCCCCTGGGGGGGATTCATGGCGTCTCGCCGAATCCGCTGTTTCTAGGCCTTCAAAGGCACTCCTACGCCCGCCACCCGCTGCAACAAGATCCCCTGTTGGAATCGCGCGTCCTGGCTGCATGAAAAAACCTAGCTTGAATCCATCgtgtttgtcttctttttctggaggTCATGTGGCGTCGTCACTCGGTCCCCCTCCAGGTCTTCGCTCTGCTGCGTCGTCGACGTCGCtggcgtgcatgcaactcCCAGAGCTTCGATGTGAGACTCGACGCCTGCGTGTGCGTTTTGCCGAAACGACCGTACACGCATCTGGggctgaagagacagacaagggGACCCCCCACATGAGTCCGAAAGAGTCTCTCATGTCGCCGCCCACTTCGCCTTTGCAATCCCCGAGCCAGCCTCCTTCACAGTCTCCGCACCAGTCTCCATCGCAGTCTCCACCCAACTCTCCTTCGCAGTCTCCGCGCCAGTCTCCATCGCCGTCTCCGCCCagctctccttcgccgtctccgcgcCAGTCTCCATCGCCGTCTCCGCCCATGTCTCCGTCACAGTCTCCGCGCCAGTCTCCATCGCCGTCTCCGCCCagctctccttcgccgtctccgcgcCAGTCTCCATCGCCGTCTCCGCCCATGTCTCCGTCACAGTCTCCGCGCCAGTCTCCATCGCAGTCTCCGCGCCAGTCTCCATCGCAGTCTCCGCGCCAGTCTCCATCGGAGTCTCCGCGCCAGTCTCCTTCACAATCTCCGCGCCAGTCTCCTTCACAGTCTCCGCCCAAGTCTCCATCGCAGTCTCCACGCCAGTCTCCTTTGGAGTCACCGCGTCAACCGCGACCTGGGGCAAGAAAACAGGAGTCAAAAGAAGAAATCAAGGAACGTCCAAAGGCCTTTGGACGCCCGAAGAGCCTCACCAAGTCCGAGGATCCCGCAGTCCTTGCCTCCGACGACAAGACAGCATCCGTTGTCGAAGCGCCTGTGGAAACCCAAGGAGTGATGAGGAGTACAAGCAGGCTGCTTATGGAtcaagaaggaagcagcaTGCGCCCGAAGAGGAGTGAGTCGTCCTCCGTAGAGGCACGATCTCGTTCTGGCCGACAGGGCCTGGCTATTTGCGGTCCACGGCTGGCGTCGGGGAAGAGCGTTCAGAGCTTGCGGTCGATGAACTCTTTGGCGTCGATCGCGGCAAAAACCTCAGGGGCAACGAGTCCCGAGGTGGGGCAGTCCCAGCGAGAGATCACGGGCGCATCGATGGAGACGGAGCCCCCGCTTGCCGCAGAGTGGCCCAGCGCCAAGAATGACAAGCCAGGGAGCACCATCGCCTCTTCTAGCAGAGTGCCGCCAGACCCCAGTTCGGCCAAACCCACAAGAGGAGACATCAAGTTGTCTCCAGAGGCCATATTGGAGGCTGAGGAATCAATAAACGACAGAAGTGAAAACGACAAAACAAACACGGATGGCGATGCGTCCCCGCAGTCTCCAAAGACTCCTGTCGACTTGACAACCGGTCACGCAGAAGCCGATGGCACGAGGATTTGTCCTGACGGCGCAGACGAGAGTGCAGAGGCCAGCGAAATGCCGCCTGAGACGCAGCGCCCGCTCACTACTGAAGGCGTCACGAAAgtcagagaagaacgcgaacgTGCAGCTGACAAAAGGAAACGACATGAGAAGCACATGCTGTCGACGCAGGCCACTCTGCGT ctgcataTCGCGTCGATCACGAACCTCCAAACAAGCGGCGTAGTGCCTAAACGCGGGGGATATCCTCTGCCTCAGCGCGCTCGGGGAGGAGTCTCTGGCGCCAATGGCGCTTACGGACTCGCTCCGTGTTTCACCATTTGCACGGTGGCGTGGTTTCCAGAAGAAGATCCTCTCGAAATTCTTGGGTTCGCCCAGGGGGCTTCTTGGCTCCCGGGGTGGGGACTGCGTGTGTCCAGTGCCG TCAACACGCGGCCGAGTGCGAGACCTGGGGCAATCTGTCTGGACGACGCCGAGGTGCAGCAAGAGTTAAACATTCCAATTTCTATCCTTGAGAGCCCCTGGCAACAAAGGATGCTGGCTCTCGAACTCGGGAGCAACTTCTCCCTCGGAGTGCCGGAGGCGACTCCTGCGTCCTCGACTGGAATGAGCGGGAAACAGGCCGTGAAGGCCGTGATGAAACGGGTCTCTCAGGCCTTCACCCTGTGGCCATTCCTGCTCGTCTCCGTGATTCAAATCCATCCAAAACTCTCGCACTCCTTAACCATTGGAAACAGTCCCTTTCGGCCCGCCCCTGTTGGCACTCAACCGCAA AACGCAATTGGTCCTCCGCAGCGCGTGCGCTATCCGACGAAGTCTCCTGTGACTGTAGTCGGAACGGCGATTTTGCCGCTGAAACAGATACATGAAGGTAGCGGCGTACTCGTGGATCGCCACCAACTTCTCTTCATGGACATCGACAAGGCACCGCCCGTTGCAGTGCATTCTGACGGCAGCTTGACGTACTTACAGGCCTGCCGGCTCTTTCGCCACGAC GTGATTCGTGAAATGATATCGACGTACCGCGAAGGCCTGAAGCGCCTGGAGCCCGTCAGCCTGCTTTCTGTCATCGAGGCATACTCTGGGCGGCTATCGCCGGTTGGAGAAATTTTCGTCACGCTGAATCAATTGAAGCCTCTGACGATTAACTGGGGTCCCGTACTGGGCCGACGCTGGTCCCATCCGGATGCACGCAGAGCAGGCGATGTGGGCGACCGCAAGGGCTCCAGGGGAAAGACCGCTCACACGAGGAGACTCAAGGACGCAGGCGACAACCttcaagaggagaaaaatgCTCCCGTCGGCAGCTACCCGGTGGCGCATGCTGTGTGGATCGAAATTCGGAAG GTGGTGAATGTGCCGATATACGGCTTGACCTTTCGTCAGATCTGCGAGGCCGAGTTGTCTGTGGTGGCGATGTGGGAGGCGGAGCGTGCATGTGCGGCGATTTTGCGACGAAAATCCCGGAAGATCACGGCAGTGACAAGATGCGAAGTTCAGCCGCTGAACATTTCTGCAATTGAGCGCATGAGCGGGTCCGAGgactcgcttctctcctgctaCATTCGCGGTCAGGTCTGTCTCCCTGTTTACCCGGGACTGGACCCCAGCGTGGTTCTCTATCTCTGCTTGAATGGGCACATCTACGCGACTCTGGCGTCCCCGCTGAAcctcgctgccttctcgcctgAGAGCGGGCTCGGCGGCCACCAGGAGCTGCGGAAAAAGGAGGGCACAGCGCAACTGCGAAATGGAAAAGCGGAGCGCGGGCCTCTTTCGGGGCCAGGCCAGACAGGGCGCTGGCGAGCGCCGGTATCTTCGCGAACACCTTTGCAAAACGAGGACGCGAACGGCTCTTTGGCCGCGACCGATGAGGACGATGAATCTGAGAAGTCGGAACCAGACAACGTGGAACACACCACAGACGAGTCGTCTTTCCGAGCCTACAAACTCCGCAGCTTCGTCCCAGAAGGGCCTCAAG GCGATGCCCGCAGATTCGCCTACAGGCTGTACTGCGGACAAATCGAGCTGCGAGTTTTCCCTTGTCCCGCCAATGGGTTGTTTATGACTGCGGCAGAGTTCGCCAAGTTGAACATCGAGGGACGCTCGAACTCGGGGCCGAGCATGCAGCTATGGCCTGACTCGCCGAATGAGTACGGCGCCCCGGTGATTGGGCCGTTTGGGAAGTGGACTGCGTTCGCAGACGATTTCGAGGGAAGGCCAGGACTCGAGAATCTGGAAGGCGgcgtggaagaagacgaagaggctcCAGGCTCTCCCATGGGCTCTCGCCCGGTGTGTGCCTTCTTCAGTCCAGCCCCATCGCACCTGCAGCCGCTTCCTGGAACACCTGATGAGATGCGTTCCGACAGCGATGTCGCCTCGGCGTCGTCCGAAGCCGAACCCACTCCGACCTCGCTTTCTAGGCCTTCACCTGTCGAATCCATGTCTCCAGGCCGAGCAACGCATCGAGGAGGCGCTCGCGGAGGCCTCGGAACCGTGCCGCGGGGCGCAGGTCCGGTCGACGCCCAGATGTGTGTAGCGGAGGGAGCGAACTTGACGGTAGGACATGTGGGAGAGTGGAACATGTTTGAAGTGAGGGTGCGAAAccggcgaggcgaagaagtcgCAGACGCCGACGGCGCTGTGgctctttgcttctcgccCTTGGGAGAGCCTCAGTACTCGTTCGTCGCAGATCCGACTTCGAGTCTCTCCGTGGATGCCTACCGCATGGACACCATGCTGATTGGCGGAGGCAGAGTGGGCGTGATCACCAAGACCGAGCTGACGAGCCTCACGCCGGAGTGGGCAGTTGAAAAAACCGAGGGAGACTGCGTGTATCGCGTCAAGTACAGACACACCCGCCCCGGCTTCGTCCTCATGCACGTGACCTACGAAGGGTTGGAGATCGCAGGGTCGCCCTTCGAGGTCCATTTCATTCGCGGAAAAGCTGTTGCTGAGGCATGCCGAGTCATCGGCCAAGGTGCCAAGACGTGTTTCGCCTCCCCTTCACCGCACCTCCAACTGCCTTATGTGAATGCCGAGGAAGCGCGTGCTCTCATCGACcagcgcgcgagagaagaagcctggAAAACGGGGGTCGAGGGAAAGGGGGAACCCCCAAAGCCTGCAGTTCTCAACAACTACGTCAACCAGTTTGTCGTCGCCGTATGCGACGAAATGG GCAACCGCGTCTCCATAGGTGGACACCGTGTGAGTGTGCGAGGATCGCGGGGGGCGAAAATTCTGCAAGTTGTTGACGAAGGCTGTGGGACGTACAGAGTCGACTATGCGGTGTATCTCCCCAAGACGCCCTTGCAACAGATCGACGTTGGACTGCTGGAGAAAATCGACTCATATGCGTGGATCACGCAGGCGCAGCCTGACGTGTTTGTTCCCGGCATTGCCGAGGCATACGAG CACATTGAATCCTTGGAACTCCCCATCCACACTGAAGCAGAAATCGAGGTTCTTTTGAACGAACAACCGATTTTCGGGTGTCCCTTCAAAGTGCGAATCTGCAACTTCGTCGAAGTCTTCAACGCCTACGCCGAACTCgaccgtcgctctcttctcggccAGCAG GTCTGTGCGTTCGAGCGCGTACTGGAAGAGGGGAACTACGAGGAGGCGACATCTATGCTGTGGAAGGTGCAGGACATGGCcgacgagaagcagctgaaggaagaagtcgTGAAAGTTCTGGAAAATCTGGTCCGCAAGCAGCTCGAGCGTGAAGACGCCCAAAAgcgagaagctgaagaaggaggctgCACATATTTGCTCGAAGAGACGTCGAaggacagggaagaaaaacgcagaagagaagtcgaggaaatCAGGTCTCAGTGGGAAGATATCCACCTTTTAAG AGAGCTTTTGCTTCGCTTGAACAAGAACTGCACCGACAGGGAGTCGCTGGTCCACAAGTTTACGCTGTCGATGGTCGGTCGCCTTCAGCTGACCGAAATGTGTAATTTGCGAATCTTGGCGGAGCACCACAACATGCAACGCCTGCAGCAGGAGAACTTGATGCCTCTGGCCGAAGTTCTCCAAGCTCAGTACATTTCCTTGTTCAGACAGATGACCCAAGAAATCGTGGCTCTTGTCAAGGATGTCGAAGATAACAAGTTCCAAAACCTTGAGGCTCTCCTTCAGGCCTACAGGCGCATCGG AGTTCAGCTGCGCCGCCTTCACCGATATCAGTTGGCAGATCAAATGGACCAGATTATCGAGTGCGTCGTGGAGGAGATTGAACTGCAGAGACTGGCAAGCATTGCACGTGCTAAACAAGAGAAAATACAGGAAATCGAGAACGTAATTGCGGCGAAGGAGCAGGCGTTGGAggcggaaaaaaagaaataCGACGAACACGCAAAGACATTCCAACCCCTCGACATGGACGAAGTCCGGGCGCTCATCACAACGAGACGTCAAGCAG GAGTGCAAACGGAAGacgctctttctcttcgtcagGGGATTTTCGGTCCACTCATCGTGGCACGGGCGACGGGGCAGCATGTCCCCAAGGCGTCCACTGTCGTCACGACAGTCAAG AAAGAATGGAGGTCTTGCAATGTGTATGACATCCATACGACCATAAAGCGCCTTCTGAAAAATTGCCCTCG TCTTAAGCATTGCTTGAAAGAGGTGTTTCTGTATTACGCGAAAGTCAGTGAAGCAAACGTGACGGACCTTCAGAGCGACGGACTTCCCGTCGGGCTTCCCcagctctcctttcttcgcttctgcaaCGACGCTCGCGTTGACGAGCACTTGTTGGCCGATCGAACCGAG CTACAGGATCTTTTCGAGAAATTCAGCATCGAACCCGACACTGGCCGCATTCGAGCTGACGGTTTTCTGCGTGTCATTCCAGTGTTTCTCTGGCTCCCCTGCCTCAGAGAACTCGCGTATCTTGACCTTCTTCATGTG ATATGTCGAGAGGCTTTGGACAAGGGCGAGGCTCCTCGGGTGGCGTTGCGTCGCGCACATCCGTCGCGCTTAACGgccttccactttttctgtCGAGCGCGATTCCTGCCGCTCTACGATATGCTGTACAACAATGACGACTTCAGGATATCGACAAGCGTGATTATGGAGTCAGCTGCAGGGGACGTTCTAAGCACGACTGCGGAGTCTCGCGAGAGCAATACGAAACACAGCATTTGGACGTACGCACACGAGCGGCTGCCAGGTGACGTGTTTGCCATGCTCAAGCTGGAACCTGTTGAGCACCTTTTCGTTTTCTATAGTGAGTTGTCTGCGCAGCCGGCGCTCGGTCGCGCCCGCGCTGAGGCGACTCTCCCCACGGCTTCAAAGGGCTCGGTGGCGCCTgcaaaaaaaggagacggcgcggagacaaaacggCCGCCCAAGGCCTCGCCGAAGGGCCAGGAGCCGCAGCGCCCGAAACCCAAGGCGCAGGTGACTGGAAGGCGCTTCGTGGCCCAAACGtctctggaggagacaggggcggAGCACGTCTCCACACGCGCCTGGGTGTCGCTCGGAGTGCTCATTCAAATGTGGAGAGAGTTCTCTGTGATCCCCGGATTCATCGACTGCGATGCCGCCATGTCGATCGCTCGCGTCGCGATTGGAGGTTCCagggggaagaaaaacgcggtACGCAAAACCGCAGATTCTCAAGACCCGGGCGGTGGTGATACTGGCGTTCCAAACGCGAAAGACTCTGCGGCCGAAGAACCAGAGTTCCGGAGACTCCTCTCGATGCCCGAAATTCAAGGAGACACACGACGAGGACCAAACGGAAAGCTAAGGAAAGCCGCGCCTTCACCTGAAGCTGAAGTG GGCCGACTGTACTTCCCGAACTTCGTGGAAGCAGTCGTCAACACGGTTTGCGAGTGCACAGCGCGTGCCTTGGTTCAAGAAGGGGACTCAAGCGTTCCGCCGGGATCCCGAGAGGCGACGTCGGCAGAAATTAAGAAGAAagctttctttctgttgcACTTGTTTGGAATCAACGACGTGTCTCGCATTCTCCTCCTCACTCGTCGTCCTTTGCGAGAAGCGGTTCGCACTCCAGcaaaagacgaaacgcagaatTCAGGAGTTCCCAATGCTCCCCCGGGCACCTAA